ATCACAACGAGAGCGCCTTTGCTCTCCGCAGCCAGATTCGCGACGACATCGTCGCACTGGCCAAAGCCTCCTTCTACGTCTGGTACGAGCAGGGCGCTGAAAGCCAATTGCCGGTGCAAGGGGTCTTCGCCGGCAGGATGGACCTGTCACAGGTCCGCCTGCCCGACGATGCGTTGTATCACCTGTGCGGGCCGGTTCCGTTCATGCATGGGATCCGCAGCGCCCTGATCGGGCTTGGTATTCCGCCCCGCGACATCCAGTACGAAATGTTCGGCCCGGACCTGTGGCAGGCAGATTAGGACCAGGCTCACGGTCCGGCTCTTGCGGCGCGAAAGGCAGTCTAATTCGTGCGCCACGAGCCCATCGTTCGGAGTGGTCAGGATGACCGACTTGCAGGGCGCTCTCGTTCAACGCGCTCTGTTACGTCGCGTGCTATCGCGACCGCGCCAAGTGCATCGTTTTTGGTGTCGCCTTTGACAATCGCAAAGGTCATCTCGACGTACAGCTTGCGTCCGCTCTTGTGCAGGGCGCGGGTGAGTGTCGGTCGGCCCTGAAGCTTCGTAGCACCCTTTGTCATCGCGGCGTCGTAGCCGGTCCAATGTGCAGCTCGCAGATGCTCGGGTATGATCAGTTCGACGCTTTGGCCGAGCGCCTCCTCGGCGGAATAGCCAAACAACGCGGTACAAGCAGGGTTCCAGCGAATGATGGCTCCCGAGTGGTTCGTACAGATGACGGCGTCAGCGACCTGATCGAGAATCCTCTCGGCCAACTTGGACTGCTCTTCCATGGATACACTCCTTGGATCGGACTCATGGGGCTCGCCAACCGCGAGCAGCCCAACGATGAGAATGGACCGTTCTTGCGACCTGCGGGCGGAGACGACGGAGCCTCGCAGAGCCGTGTTTCAGTTCGCCTTGTCAGTGCCGTAGCAAAGCTCACGAATCGTCTTCGTGCGACCCAGCGGACTTGAGAGCCTCGCGGACACACTGCGTGAGACGCTCTTCATCCACCGGCTTGCGCAGGTAACACGCGGCGCCGTTGTTCAGGGCGCGAGCCCGGTCATCGTCATTAGGAAACGCAGTCACGAGGATCGTCGGAATCGTGTGGCCCGTGTCGGTAAGGCGCCGGAAGAGTTCGAGGCCGGTCATGGCAGGCATATGGATGTCGGTGATCAGGCAGGCTGTTTCGGCGAGGCGCGGGGAGGCGAGAAAGTCGGCTGCAGACGAGAAAATGTCGACCGTATGGCCCAGCGATCTCATGAGCCTGCACATGGACTCACGGAAGAACCGATCATCATCGACGACTGAAACCAGTACCTTTTTCATCATGTCCCTATGTGGCCATTCGTAGGACCCCTTGTGCGGCCTGACAGTGCCGTAGCTCCGCGTGGGATTGCTTGACTTGCGTCAAGAATGCCACCAGTGCCGTGCTGGTGCCCCATAAACTTTGGCTTACCTCGACGACAATGCCGGAGCCAGCCAGCCATGGCTTCTGATCAGGACTTCGGCTGACGGACAGCGACGCCGGGATCACACCTCGGCGACCTTAGGATCCCGTCCGGCCGTCGTAAGCCTTCGTATCGTCGTCCTGCCACCCTGGGATGCCCGACGTCGACCTGCGCTCAATTGAGATGTTGGTGACGATTCCCCTAGTCTGCATGCGTTGGAAATGCGCAAAGACTGAGGGGAGAGAACAATGCCATACCGCCTAGAAAGCCAAGGCTCTGACAAGGCCGCGCGATGCGCAATCTGCGATGGCAAGTTTGGTCTCGTCCGGCATTATTCGTGGCGAACCCCGCTTTGCTCCAGCAAGTGCGTCGATCGCTTCAAAGCGCGCCGCCAAAATGACCGCAATTGGATGGGCTGGTTCCAAGTCGCTTTCGACCAGTCGCTCGAAAACCGCGCGAGGGCCTCATGACGCTCCAGATATCACAACGAGGCAAACAGTACTTGAAGACAGCGCAGACTTTGCTCCACACCGCCAAAACCATGACCGATCAAGCGATCGCGGATCAGCTAAGGGCCCTTGCCGAGGACTACGAGCGTCGAGCCGAGAAGGCTACGCGCGATGATGCGGCCAAGGTATTGGCCCGACCGGCTGTTAGTGCTGAATCTGAGTGGCTTACCTGAGCTGATGGGCAGCATCGCTCAACAGCGATCGGACCAACCGGAGATCGTCCAGCCAAGGTCGATCAGCGGGCCGGACGAGGGCGAGCTGTGTCGGTGGCGTAAACTTTGGTGTACCCCGCGCGGATCCTCCAGGAAAATGGGACTTTTCAGGTCCCGGGATTGGGACTAAAAATGCACGGTCCGGCCAAACCTGAAACCAAGACAAAGGCTGATTTTCGCGATCTCTTCCGAGTGGCAGCGATGTCTGACGCAACCTCCACCGTGTTGGTCATCGACGACGATCCGGACCTCCGCGCGTCCGTCGGGCGGCTGTTGCGATCGCTCGGGATCAATGTTCAGCTTTTTGCCTCTATTTCCGACTTCCTGAAGTCCGATCCACCCGACTGTCCCACATGTCTGGTGCTCGACATCAGATTGCCCGGTCAAAGCGGCCTCGATCTCCAGCGCGAGCTTGCGGCGGCAAACAGGGAGATTCCGATCATCTTCGTCACCGGGCACGGCGACATCCCAATGTCCGTGCAGGCCATGAAAGGGGGCGCCATCGAGTTCCTGACGAAGCCGTTCCGCGATCAGGATCTCCTCGACGCTATTCAGCTCGGCCTCTCGCGCGATCGTGCACGGCGGGAAAACGACAAGGACCTGGCCGCTCTCAGGGAGCGCTTCGGGTCATTGAGCCCCAGGGAGCGCGAAATCGTGATTCAGGTCGCTCGCGGCCGCCTGAGCAAACAGATTGCCCACGACATCGGCATCGCCGAAGCCACGGTGAAAGTGCATCGCAGCAGGGCGATGCAGAAGATGCAGGCCGGCTCCCTTCCTGAGCTTGGCCGGATGGCTGACAAGCTCAAGCTGGTGCCCGGCACGCCGCAGCGCACCTGAGCTGTACACCGTTGCGGCGCTAATCCCCGGCCGCATCAGTCGAGTGCCTCCGTCATTGCGCCCACCTTCCGCCGGCCGAACGCACCCGGCGCGATGCCCTGCAAATTTGGGATTAGGTAGCGCACCTGCGTAGGTCATTGCCCGCCACTCGCGTCCAATAGCTCGCCGCATCCAAAGCCATAAACTTCGTCACGAGGGCCTCCCTGGGAAACAGCCCGCGCAACGCGAAACAGGGCGCGCTGTTCAAGCTTCGGACAGGAGACAGCTTTGAAGTCAGTCGATCAGGAAATAGGCTGCACCCACGCGGGTCATCCAGCTGAGATCCATGGCATCGGATCGTGGATTACTCTTGTCGTCCTGTTTGCCCTGTTGGTCGCCACGATGGTGCTGGCCTACGTCGGGTCGAATCTCGCTGTAGGTATTGATATCCCCATGTCAGGCTACATGGCTTTCTGTCTTGGAGCTTTCTTCTCGCTCCTGGCGGGCGCGGGACTAACGGCGCTTGTATTCTACAGCAGCCCGCTTACGGCAAAGGCCTAGCCAACCGACGAACCAAGTCATAAAGCCTGGGCTTATAGCTGTTCGCCACCGGTCGGCGTTCGCTGCGCTTTGCACAATTGCGTCGGCAAAGTAGCTCCGTAGCTCGATAAGGCGCTCTCGCGCATACTAGCAGAGCCTTCAATTGGGCGATCTCCCAGAGAACCAACATAAAAGGCCGGCGGGCGCTACGCCGCCAACCTTCTCTTGCAACTTCCGGCTCGTGGGTCCGATGCCGCTGCGATTCCCGGCACTGCGTGCCGGAGCAAACGAAGAGCGGACTGCTGTGCACTTGGCGGTCTGCATTACCGAATCCGGGCACAGCCAATTATACGTCTGCCCGGCCTCGATCCTGCCAGAGCACCCATGATCCACGGCCCGAGCCCCTCCACGCAACATGTAAATCTAGGTTTAGGAAACGCAACCAAATCTGTCATTGCGCGCCACCAGTGTGGAATAGCTCGCGGTCCTCCAGATCGTCAGATTAGCGTCACTAGCATCTTTGCCGGGAACAGCCCTGCCAAGGCACGCGAGGTCACAATGCGATCGACTTTTGCTCTCGGACGTTTGGAGCAATTTCATCCCGAACCGGGGCTTGACGCCGGACGCGCCGTTCACAGCCCGGATGCGGTCAGACCATTCGTCCAGAAGCGAACCGGATCGGCAGGCGCCGCCCCAGCCGACATTTCCTTCGGACCGTTCCGTCTGCTTCCGACGCAGTTTCTTCTGCTGGAAGGTGACAAGCCCGTGTGCCTCGGAAGTCGTGCCCTGGAAATTCTGATAGCTCTGCTTGAACGCAGAGGTGAGTTGGTCAGCAAGCAGGACTTGATGACTCGGGTTTGGCCCAATGTCTTTGTCGAGCCTGCCAATCTCACGGTCCACATGTCCGCGCTGCGGCGCGCGCTGCGTGACGGGCAGAACGGCAATCGGTTCATCATCAACATCCCCGGGCGTGGCTATTCCTTCGTTGCCTCGGTCGATGCCCCGGGGCATCAGAGCTGAGCGCGAGTGGCGAACAATCGAAAAATCCGGTGAGGCATTACCGTGGTCGCGACAACTGCAGAGCAGCCGTTCACCATAGCGAAGATTCCTCTCAGCTCCTGGTCCTTCGCAATCCGCGTTTGGCTGGCTACAGTCCTGGCGTTATTCGTAAGCTTTTGGTTGCAGCTTGAATCGCCGACGACGGCCGCGCTCACCGTTGCAGTTCTCGCCGAACCAACCCGCGGCCAGGCGCTGGACAAGGCAGGTTTTCGACTGCTCGCCACCGTGGTGGGCGTTACAGCGTCAATCGCAATCACCGGCCTCTTCTCGCAGGCGAGGGATCTGATCCTCGTGGCGTTTGCGGTGTGGCTTGGAATTTGCGTCTTCGCGGCAAAGCTCTTGGACGGCTATCGAGCTTATGCGGCGGTGCTGGCCGGCTATACCGTCGCATTCATTGCGACACAGCAGATCGACAAACCGCAGCACGTGTTTGAATCCGGGATGGCGCGTGGCGCTGCGATCGCGGTGGGCATTCTTTCGATCGCGGTGGTGAATACGTTGATGTTTGCTCCGGACCGTCAAACGCGCGTGGCCGCGCAGCTGGCGGCGATTCGTCGTCGCGTTCGCGGGTATGCGAGCGCAGCCTTCCGCGGCGAACCAGGCAACGTGATGACATTCCTGGCGCTACTGCGAGAAATTGTGGCGCTCCGGCCGGAGATCGCAAGCATCGCTCCGGAGTCGAGCAGCGGCTCGGTCAGGAGCGCTGCGGCCCGCAGCACCGCGGTCTCGCTAATCGCCGAATTACAGGCTGCGCGGACCTTGAGTAGCGGTCTTGTCCGCGGCGGTGACGTTCGAACCGAAGTTTCGGCACGGAGCGAGTTTGTTCGACGGGACGAACAGGTTCGACAAGAACTGCTCGCCCTGAGATCCGTCAAGTGGCCGTTGCTATCGTGGCGAGCGCCCTTGTATCGCTCCTATCGAATTGCGGCCGAAAGCGGTCTCCGCGCCTCTCTATGGCTTGCAATCGCCTCGGCCTTCTACGTTTGGGCCGGGTGGCCAGCGGCGAGCGTTTCCCTGTCTTTCGTGGCGCTGATGATCGGATTAGGAGCCACAACTCCGAATCCGCGCGGCTTCACCGCGATCGCGCTTGTTGCTGCGCCGATCGCAATTGTCCTAACCGGCATACTCGAGTTCATCATCCTCGATGGCGCCGACGCCTTTCTTCTGCTGGCCATCGGTCTTGCTCCCTTTATGGTCGGTGCAGCACTCCTCATCACCTCCAAAAAACTTCTGTGGTCATCACTTGGTCGCACCATTCTACCCTACACCATCCTCATTCTGGCGCCGAGCAATCCGCAGAACTACAATCCGCAGGCCTTCCTTTTCACGTCTGCGTTTATTATCGCGGCAGCTGCGTTCCTGCTCGCGGCGCAAACACTTATTCCTCCCGTATCTGACGACAAACGCAGGATGCGGCTTCTGGCGGAGGCCCGCAGCGAGCTGCAGGAACCGTTCTTCCGCAATGGAGAAGCGCCGGAAGAAGCGACGTTCCGGGACGCTTCGCGGATAGGGCAGTTTCTCGCCGTTGGGGGAGCGCAGGACAGTCGCGCCCTCGCGGAAATGCTCTCTTGCTTCGACCAATCGGCAATGCTCCGGCTTTGTGATGCGAAGCTGATGCAAATCGCCGATGGGCCACTTGCGCCACTGGCAGACGAAACGCGCGCGGCGATCATCAAGCGAGAT
This region of Bradyrhizobium sp. CCGUVB1N3 genomic DNA includes:
- a CDS encoding PAS domain S-box protein, which translates into the protein MEEQSKLAERILDQVADAVICTNHSGAIIRWNPACTALFGYSAEEALGQSVELIIPEHLRAAHWTGYDAAMTKGATKLQGRPTLTRALHKSGRKLYVEMTFAIVKGDTKNDALGAVAIARDVTERVERERPASRSS
- a CDS encoding response regulator transcription factor; amino-acid sequence: MKKVLVSVVDDDRFFRESMCRLMRSLGHTVDIFSSAADFLASPRLAETACLITDIHMPAMTGLELFRRLTDTGHTIPTILVTAFPNDDDRARALNNGAACYLRKPVDEERLTQCVREALKSAGSHEDDS
- a CDS encoding response regulator transcription factor, with translation MSDATSTVLVIDDDPDLRASVGRLLRSLGINVQLFASISDFLKSDPPDCPTCLVLDIRLPGQSGLDLQRELAAANREIPIIFVTGHGDIPMSVQAMKGGAIEFLTKPFRDQDLLDAIQLGLSRDRARRENDKDLAALRERFGSLSPREREIVIQVARGRLSKQIAHDIGIAEATVKVHRSRAMQKMQAGSLPELGRMADKLKLVPGTPQRT
- a CDS encoding transcriptional regulator — protein: MRSTFALGRLEQFHPEPGLDAGRAVHSPDAVRPFVQKRTGSAGAAPADISFGPFRLLPTQFLLLEGDKPVCLGSRALEILIALLERRGELVSKQDLMTRVWPNVFVEPANLTVHMSALRRALRDGQNGNRFIINIPGRGYSFVASVDAPGHQS
- a CDS encoding FUSC family protein translates to MVATTAEQPFTIAKIPLSSWSFAIRVWLATVLALFVSFWLQLESPTTAALTVAVLAEPTRGQALDKAGFRLLATVVGVTASIAITGLFSQARDLILVAFAVWLGICVFAAKLLDGYRAYAAVLAGYTVAFIATQQIDKPQHVFESGMARGAAIAVGILSIAVVNTLMFAPDRQTRVAAQLAAIRRRVRGYASAAFRGEPGNVMTFLALLREIVALRPEIASIAPESSSGSVRSAAARSTAVSLIAELQAARTLSSGLVRGGDVRTEVSARSEFVRRDEQVRQELLALRSVKWPLLSWRAPLYRSYRIAAESGLRASLWLAIASAFYVWAGWPAASVSLSFVALMIGLGATTPNPRGFTAIALVAAPIAIVLTGILEFIILDGADAFLLLAIGLAPFMVGAALLITSKKLLWSSLGRTILPYTILILAPSNPQNYNPQAFLFTSAFIIAAAAFLLAAQTLIPPVSDDKRRMRLLAEARSELQEPFFRNGEAPEEATFRDASRIGQFLAVGGAQDSRALAEMLSCFDQSAMLRLCDAKLMQIADGPLAPLADETRAAIIKRDAAALRAIAHRIRSQAAQNDSIQVDVAACLVLTSNIFDRSQNLDLSEAI